One part of the Halobellus ruber genome encodes these proteins:
- a CDS encoding CPBP family glutamic-type intramembrane protease produces MDLTPLTAVGLAVALVGFRLLDRARRAVRSWRAESPRPAARGPAATDLREHAWKWAVPACLLLLVAAEGRSLASVGWQVASPPVALRQVCLGLVALFGVNILTAPLWARVGDRGESLAAGVGAFATLSVPERLFVAITAGATEETAFHGYAIERLLALTGSLPLAGGVGFAAFAVGHLGDTWDRHAVARIAQPALVTTLLYLQFRSLPVLVAIHALHDAAVLLLAERFAARTGGGDGSDADDGAPVAVRWLGRE; encoded by the coding sequence GTGGATCTCACGCCGCTCACCGCCGTCGGCCTCGCGGTCGCGCTCGTCGGGTTCCGGCTGCTCGACCGGGCGCGACGGGCAGTGCGCTCGTGGCGCGCCGAGTCGCCGCGGCCCGCGGCACGCGGCCCCGCCGCGACCGATCTCCGGGAACACGCCTGGAAGTGGGCGGTTCCGGCGTGTCTGCTCCTCCTCGTCGCCGCCGAGGGGCGATCGCTCGCGTCCGTCGGCTGGCAGGTTGCGTCGCCGCCGGTCGCGCTCCGGCAGGTCTGTCTCGGACTCGTCGCGCTGTTCGGGGTCAATATCTTGACAGCGCCGCTGTGGGCCCGCGTCGGCGACCGCGGCGAAAGCCTCGCGGCCGGGGTGGGCGCGTTCGCGACGCTCTCGGTCCCCGAACGCCTGTTCGTCGCGATCACCGCCGGCGCGACCGAGGAGACCGCGTTCCACGGCTACGCGATCGAGCGGCTGCTCGCGCTCACCGGGAGCCTCCCGCTGGCCGGCGGCGTCGGCTTCGCGGCGTTCGCGGTCGGGCACCTCGGCGACACCTGGGACCGGCACGCGGTCGCACGGATCGCCCAGCCCGCGCTGGTGACGACCCTGCTGTACCTCCAGTTCCGCTCCCTGCCCGTGCTGGTCGCGATCCACGCGCTCCACGACGCCGCGGTGCTTTTGCTCGCCGAGCGGTTCGCGGCGCGGACGGGCGGCGGCGACGGCTCCGACGCCGACGACGGCGCCCCGGTGGCGGTCCGGTGGCTCGGCAGGGAGTGA
- a CDS encoding S26 family signal peptidase, with protein sequence MTDEPGDRNASEDDPTEGPDGPPSEDPDGDGPGAADSPGPAARDDTPRAADSRRERTARPDPEPGSRAARGGDESFLTRFRTARSGPLLFIRETLYSVIGVLAVGLLLFAVSGVWPPMVAVESGSMEPEMQRGDLIFVTEPERFTPDYARGGIVTVEVGTDEGYRSFGGNGSVIIYDPPDRVGSPIIHRAHFHVEEGENWYDRANPAYLNADDCESLSNCPAPHDGFITKGDANARYDQASNIAGPVRPDWIRGTARLRIPYLGYVRLELAGLVAA encoded by the coding sequence ATGACCGACGAACCGGGCGACCGGAACGCCTCCGAGGACGACCCCACGGAGGGTCCCGACGGACCCCCCTCGGAGGACCCCGACGGCGACGGGCCGGGTGCGGCCGACTCCCCGGGTCCGGCCGCCCGCGACGACACCCCCCGAGCCGCCGACTCCCGCCGGGAGCGGACGGCGCGCCCCGACCCGGAACCGGGCTCGCGGGCCGCCCGCGGGGGCGACGAGAGCTTCCTGACGCGCTTCCGGACCGCCCGTAGCGGCCCGCTTTTGTTCATCCGGGAGACGCTCTACAGCGTCATCGGCGTGCTCGCGGTCGGCCTGCTCCTCTTTGCGGTCAGCGGGGTCTGGCCACCGATGGTCGCCGTCGAGAGCGGGAGTATGGAACCGGAGATGCAGCGCGGCGACCTGATCTTCGTGACCGAGCCGGAGCGGTTCACCCCCGATTACGCCCGGGGCGGCATCGTCACCGTCGAGGTCGGCACCGACGAGGGGTACCGGAGCTTCGGCGGCAACGGGTCGGTGATCATCTACGACCCGCCCGACCGGGTCGGCTCGCCGATCATCCACCGCGCACACTTCCACGTGGAGGAAGGCGAAAACTGGTACGACCGGGCGAACCCGGCGTATCTGAACGCCGACGACTGCGAGTCGCTCTCGAACTGTCCGGCTCCCCACGACGGGTTCATCACGAAGGGCGACGCCAACGCCCGGTACGACCAGGCGTCGAACATCGCCGGGCCGGTCCGCCCCGACTGGATCCGGGGGACCGCGCGGCTCCGCATCCCGTATCTCGGCTACGTCCGGTTGGAACTGGCCGGGCTGGTGGCGGCGTAG
- a CDS encoding universal stress protein encodes MGIQTVVVAVGHSDEDRIEEIVETATDLAGPAGAAVRLVHVFERDEYDRIRDQLDVAVDDEVTPDEVARRHVTIRKVGEAMGAAGLEYSWHGRLSDEGEQGDAIVEAAEELGADLLVVGGRRRSPTGKAVFGSTAQEVMLSAPCPVTFVRAD; translated from the coding sequence ATGGGAATCCAAACCGTAGTCGTCGCGGTCGGTCACAGCGACGAGGACCGAATCGAGGAGATCGTTGAGACGGCGACGGACCTCGCGGGGCCGGCGGGCGCGGCAGTCAGGCTGGTCCACGTCTTCGAGCGCGACGAGTACGATCGGATCCGCGACCAGCTCGACGTCGCTGTCGACGACGAGGTCACCCCCGACGAGGTGGCACGACGCCACGTAACCATCCGGAAGGTGGGCGAGGCGATGGGCGCCGCGGGACTTGAGTACTCCTGGCACGGCCGGCTCAGCGACGAGGGCGAGCAGGGCGACGCGATCGTTGAAGCTGCCGAAGAGCTCGGCGCCGACCTGCTGGTCGTGGGCGGTCGCCGCCGCTCGCCCACTGGCAAGGCGGTCTTCGGCTCCACCGCCCAGGAGGTGATGTTGAGCGCGCCCTGCCCGGTCACGTTCGTCCGTGCGGACTGA
- a CDS encoding P-II family nitrogen regulator, protein MSENDGSGIKLVMGFIRPDKLGDVKQALAEAGAPSLTVTNVSGRGSQPAKKGQWRGEEYTVDLHEKVKIECVVADIPAEDVVDAIAEGANTGEKGDGKVFVLPVESARQIRTGKTGPDAV, encoded by the coding sequence ATGAGTGAGAACGACGGTAGCGGCATCAAGCTCGTGATGGGATTCATCCGCCCGGACAAACTCGGGGACGTCAAGCAGGCGCTGGCGGAGGCGGGCGCGCCGTCGCTGACGGTGACGAACGTCTCCGGTCGCGGCTCCCAGCCCGCGAAGAAGGGACAGTGGCGCGGCGAGGAGTACACCGTCGACCTCCACGAGAAGGTCAAAATCGAGTGCGTCGTCGCCGACATCCCCGCCGAGGACGTCGTCGACGCCATCGCCGAGGGGGCGAACACCGGCGAGAAGGGCGACGGAAAGGTGTTCGTGCTGCCGGTCGAATCCGCACGCCAGATCCGGACCGGCAAGACCGGTCCCGACGCGGTGTAA
- a CDS encoding Sjogren's syndrome/scleroderma autoantigen 1 family protein, with the protein MSDFDAEAERKRLREKYEADEENRKRTQQMSELLLKGATMTNRHCGECGSPIFRYDGQEFCPSCQRTMDGEAGDDRTDPSAEASTDAAPDAEASADTAPTGAGDAGDATDATAAGGAAPPESEAPTADAGADATPATPGRDRAEAARGTNDPAAANGVSAAGSAAGSDRGHDAGRGAAGGSPPKTGSDAVADPETEDDGAAPTRRAARESLLAALTRHARLAADTDEPRRATDHLEAARTAAAALDELDGS; encoded by the coding sequence ATGAGCGACTTCGACGCCGAAGCCGAGCGGAAGCGGCTCCGGGAGAAGTACGAGGCCGACGAGGAAAACAGAAAGCGGACCCAGCAGATGAGCGAACTCCTGCTGAAGGGCGCGACGATGACGAACCGCCACTGCGGGGAGTGTGGGTCGCCGATCTTCCGGTACGACGGCCAGGAGTTCTGCCCGAGCTGTCAGCGCACGATGGACGGTGAAGCCGGCGACGACAGGACGGACCCGAGCGCTGAAGCGTCGACCGACGCGGCCCCGGACGCTGAAGCATCGGCCGACACGGCCCCGACGGGGGCTGGCGACGCCGGCGACGCAACCGACGCGACGGCCGCGGGCGGAGCGGCGCCGCCGGAGTCGGAGGCGCCGACCGCCGACGCGGGAGCGGACGCGACGCCGGCGACCCCGGGGAGGGACCGCGCAGAGGCGGCACGGGGGACGAACGACCCGGCGGCGGCCAACGGGGTCAGTGCCGCCGGCAGCGCGGCCGGGTCGGATCGCGGCCACGACGCCGGGCGGGGAGCCGCCGGCGGATCGCCCCCGAAAACCGGGTCGGACGCCGTAGCCGACCCGGAAACGGAGGACGACGGTGCGGCGCCGACGCGACGGGCCGCCCGCGAATCCCTGCTCGCGGCGCTGACACGGCACGCCCGGCTGGCGGCCGACACCGACGAGCCACGGCGGGCGACCGACCACCTGGAGGCGGCGCGGACGGCCGCCGCCGCGCTCGACGAACTCGACGGGTCCTGA
- a CDS encoding ammonium transporter, whose amino-acid sequence MVTPLQLDPTAIANGVNNVWILVVCFLIFFMQPGFALLESGQVRAKNVGNVLMKNMTDWTLGVLVFFIVGAAFSSIVGMVTTPGVPLSVGGAFSYINDPTAYIGWFFGAVFAMTAATIVSGAVAGRMSYKAYVFVAAAMTAVIYPAMPGIAWGGSGLVSGAGYLGQLIGVGYLDFAGATIVHMCGGLAGLVGAKMVGPRKGRFDSNGNSQAIPGHSMLLAVLGTLFLAFGWYGFNVGTQATVLAVSDGAVAFNGGALGQVVLNTTLGMGAGGVAAMIVSASWQGKPDPLWAANGLLAGLVAVTGAVPHVTWWGGVILGGIAGALVLPTYRWVVDSLKIDDVCGVFAVHGSAGAIGTILIPFFGVTASGGYTFLGVDQLVMQVVGVAVVGTWTVLATIVAFKIADVLFGLRVSESEEEEGLDQSEHGVSVYPEFVPNQSRGEGTVATDGGDVRTDGGEPAEDAEVTGDE is encoded by the coding sequence ATGGTAACGCCGTTACAGCTCGACCCGACCGCGATCGCCAACGGGGTCAACAACGTCTGGATTCTGGTCGTCTGTTTCCTGATCTTCTTCATGCAGCCCGGGTTCGCGCTCCTGGAGAGCGGGCAGGTACGGGCGAAGAACGTGGGCAACGTTCTGATGAAGAACATGACCGACTGGACGCTCGGCGTCCTGGTGTTCTTCATCGTCGGCGCGGCGTTCAGTTCGATCGTCGGGATGGTGACCACGCCCGGCGTCCCGCTCAGCGTCGGCGGCGCGTTCTCGTACATCAACGATCCGACCGCCTACATCGGGTGGTTCTTCGGCGCGGTGTTCGCGATGACCGCGGCAACGATCGTCTCCGGGGCGGTCGCCGGCCGGATGAGTTACAAGGCGTACGTGTTCGTCGCGGCGGCGATGACCGCGGTCATCTACCCGGCGATGCCGGGGATCGCGTGGGGCGGTAGCGGCCTCGTTTCGGGCGCCGGCTACCTCGGCCAGCTCATCGGGGTCGGCTACCTCGACTTCGCCGGCGCGACGATCGTCCACATGTGCGGCGGGCTGGCCGGTCTCGTTGGCGCGAAGATGGTCGGTCCGCGGAAGGGCCGCTTCGACTCCAACGGGAACTCCCAGGCGATTCCGGGCCACTCGATGCTGCTGGCGGTGCTCGGGACGCTGTTCCTCGCGTTCGGGTGGTACGGCTTCAACGTCGGCACCCAGGCGACCGTGCTCGCGGTCAGCGACGGCGCGGTCGCGTTCAACGGCGGCGCCTTAGGACAGGTCGTCCTGAACACCACGCTCGGGATGGGCGCCGGCGGCGTCGCGGCGATGATCGTCTCCGCGTCCTGGCAGGGCAAACCCGACCCGCTGTGGGCCGCAAACGGCCTGCTCGCCGGCCTCGTTGCGGTCACGGGCGCGGTCCCGCACGTCACGTGGTGGGGCGGCGTCATCCTCGGCGGCATCGCGGGCGCCCTGGTCCTGCCGACCTACCGGTGGGTGGTCGACTCGCTGAAGATCGACGACGTGTGTGGCGTCTTCGCGGTCCACGGGTCCGCGGGCGCGATCGGGACCATCCTCATCCCGTTCTTCGGCGTGACCGCCTCCGGCGGCTACACGTTCCTCGGCGTCGACCAGCTGGTGATGCAGGTCGTCGGCGTCGCGGTCGTCGGCACCTGGACGGTACTGGCGACGATCGTGGCGTTCAAGATCGCGGACGTCCTCTTCGGGCTCCGCGTCTCCGAGTCCGAGGAGGAGGAAGGCCTCGATCAGAGCGAACACGGCGTCTCGGTCTACCCCGAGTTCGTCCCCAACCAGAGCCGCGGTGAGGGCACCGTTGCCACCGACGGCGGCGACGTCCGGACCGACGGCGGGGAACCTGCCGAGGATGCGGAGGTGACCGGCGATGAGTGA
- a CDS encoding CDGSH iron-sulfur domain-containing protein, whose translation MAREVTHDATGPTRIDPDDHDGDIYVCACGLSDNKPFCDGSHNGTADEEEGVRYKYENDDDEEPRHPIDAIEYADD comes from the coding sequence ATGGCACGCGAAGTCACGCACGACGCCACGGGACCGACGCGGATCGACCCCGACGACCACGACGGCGACATCTACGTCTGCGCCTGCGGGTTGTCGGACAACAAGCCGTTCTGCGACGGCTCCCACAACGGCACCGCCGACGAGGAGGAGGGGGTGCGGTACAAATACGAGAACGACGACGACGAGGAGCCCCGACACCCGATCGACGCCATCGAGTACGCCGACGACTGA
- a CDS encoding DNA-directed DNA polymerase II small subunit, translated as MVTELARLGYNAEQEAVTLLAGADVPERAVEAVVDHVDDDALRITAGDVRAALVETGSAGGGDAASAEPGSPVDADEHPSVSTGDRPQESVDAGAEAGSNDGSETGAEAASRTAGDSTPTTDSPDPAPRTDASDSPAATDSPTSTRTDDVVDAGGEGSPADAATRTADPSLRSLSVTGDVTGQSTGTGEYGDFVTVFRDRYEKLSKQLRGRVNHRPTEAIRSMNGGSDAAIVGLVNDVRSTKNGHWIVELEDTTGTFPCLVMKDREFADLVDELLLDECIAVEGTLSDDGEIVFVDAMYFPDVPRTHTPNTADRHVQAALVSDLHVGSQEFEADAWDRFASWLHSEEAARVEYLLIAGDMVEGVGVYPGQDEELDIVDIYDQYEAFAERLKDVPGDMEILMIPGNHDAVRLAEPQPGFDETLRDVMSAHDARITGNPSLATVEGVNVLMYHGVSLDEVIAELPEAKASYEEPHKAMYQLLKKRHVAPQFGGKTRLAPEEKDYLVMEAVPDVFHTGHVHKIGWGKYHNVLAVNSGCWQAQTDFQKSVNIDPDVAHAPILDLDTLDMTVRKFA; from the coding sequence ATCGTCACGGAACTCGCCCGGCTGGGCTACAACGCCGAACAGGAGGCAGTGACGCTGCTCGCGGGCGCCGACGTCCCCGAACGCGCGGTCGAGGCGGTCGTCGACCACGTCGACGACGACGCGCTCCGGATCACCGCCGGCGACGTCCGGGCCGCCCTCGTGGAGACAGGCAGCGCCGGGGGCGGGGACGCCGCGTCGGCCGAGCCCGGGTCCCCGGTCGACGCCGACGAACACCCCTCTGTTTCAACTGGAGATCGGCCGCAGGAGTCGGTCGATGCCGGCGCCGAAGCCGGATCGAACGATGGATCGGAAACGGGGGCGGAAGCGGCGTCGAGAACGGCGGGAGACTCGACGCCGACGACGGACTCGCCGGACCCAGCGCCGAGGACGGACGCATCCGACTCGCCGGCGGCGACGGATTCGCCGACGTCGACACGAACGGACGATGTCGTGGACGCGGGAGGCGAGGGGTCGCCCGCCGACGCCGCGACCCGCACCGCCGACCCGTCGCTCCGGTCGCTTTCGGTCACCGGCGACGTGACCGGCCAGAGCACCGGGACCGGGGAGTACGGCGACTTCGTGACGGTGTTCCGGGACCGCTACGAGAAGCTCTCGAAGCAGCTTCGCGGGCGGGTGAACCACCGCCCGACGGAGGCGATCCGGTCGATGAACGGCGGCAGCGACGCCGCGATCGTCGGGCTGGTCAACGACGTGCGGTCGACGAAGAACGGCCACTGGATCGTCGAGTTGGAGGACACCACCGGGACGTTCCCGTGTCTCGTTATGAAAGACCGGGAGTTCGCCGACCTGGTCGACGAACTCCTGCTCGACGAGTGCATCGCGGTCGAGGGGACCCTGTCGGACGACGGGGAGATCGTCTTCGTCGACGCGATGTACTTCCCGGATGTCCCGCGGACCCACACCCCAAACACCGCCGACAGGCACGTCCAGGCCGCCCTGGTGTCGGACCTCCACGTCGGGAGCCAGGAGTTCGAGGCCGACGCGTGGGACCGATTCGCGTCGTGGCTCCATTCCGAGGAAGCCGCCCGCGTGGAGTACCTCCTGATCGCGGGGGATATGGTCGAGGGCGTCGGCGTCTACCCCGGTCAGGACGAGGAACTCGACATTGTCGACATCTACGACCAGTACGAGGCCTTCGCCGAGCGACTGAAGGACGTGCCCGGCGATATGGAGATCCTGATGATCCCGGGGAACCACGACGCGGTCCGGCTCGCGGAGCCCCAGCCGGGGTTCGACGAGACGCTCCGGGACGTCATGTCCGCCCACGACGCCCGGATCACGGGCAACCCCTCCCTGGCGACCGTCGAGGGCGTGAACGTCCTGATGTATCACGGCGTCTCGCTCGACGAAGTGATCGCTGAGCTCCCCGAGGCGAAAGCCAGCTACGAGGAGCCGCACAAGGCGATGTACCAGCTGCTGAAGAAGCGACACGTCGCGCCGCAGTTCGGGGGGAAGACCCGGCTGGCGCCCGAGGAGAAGGATTACCTGGTGATGGAGGCGGTCCCGGACGTCTTCCACACCGGCCACGTCCACAAGATCGGCTGGGGGAAGTATCACAACGTTCTTGCAGTTAATTCCGGCTGCTGGCAGGCCCAGACCGACTTCCAGAAGTCGGTCAACATCGACCCCGACGTGGCACACGCGCCGATCCTCGACCTCGATACCTTGGATATGACCGTCCGGAAGTTCGCGTAG
- the hemB gene encoding porphobilinogen synthase — MNLTHRPRRLRRDGIRGLVSEVDLDARDLVAPVFVDATATERVPIESMPGQERVPVDEAADRVAELRETGVEAVLVFGIPESKDDRGTRAWAEGGVVQEAVRRITAETDAYVITDVCLCEYTSHGHCGVLEPDAAGDPTLTVRNDETLELLAKTAVSHAEAGADMVAPSSMTDGMVGAIREGLDDAGFADVPIMSYAAKYESAFYGPFRDAADGAPAFGDRRHYQMDPANAREALREVELDAEQGADVLMVKPALAYLDVVSAVRREFDHPVAAYNVSGEYAMLHAAADKGWLDREAAAAESLLAMKRAGADLIVTYFAETLADRL, encoded by the coding sequence ATGAACCTCACCCACCGCCCCCGCCGGCTCCGCCGCGACGGGATCCGCGGGCTCGTCAGCGAGGTCGACCTCGACGCCCGGGACCTCGTCGCCCCGGTGTTCGTCGACGCGACCGCAACGGAGCGGGTGCCGATCGAATCGATGCCCGGCCAAGAGCGGGTCCCCGTCGACGAGGCAGCCGACCGCGTCGCGGAACTGCGCGAGACGGGCGTCGAGGCGGTGCTGGTGTTCGGGATCCCCGAGTCCAAGGACGACCGCGGAACGCGCGCGTGGGCGGAAGGCGGCGTCGTCCAGGAAGCGGTCCGCCGGATCACGGCCGAAACCGACGCGTACGTGATCACCGATGTCTGCCTGTGTGAGTACACCAGCCACGGGCACTGCGGGGTGCTCGAACCCGACGCGGCCGGCGACCCGACCCTGACCGTCCGGAACGACGAGACGCTGGAGTTGCTCGCGAAGACCGCCGTCTCACACGCTGAGGCGGGCGCGGACATGGTCGCGCCGAGTTCGATGACCGACGGGATGGTGGGCGCGATCCGCGAGGGGCTCGACGACGCCGGCTTCGCCGACGTGCCGATCATGTCCTACGCCGCGAAGTACGAGAGCGCGTTCTACGGGCCGTTCCGCGACGCCGCCGACGGGGCGCCGGCGTTCGGCGACCGCCGCCACTACCAGATGGACCCCGCAAACGCCCGGGAGGCGCTTCGGGAGGTCGAACTCGACGCCGAGCAGGGCGCCGACGTCCTGATGGTCAAACCCGCGCTCGCGTATCTGGACGTCGTCAGCGCGGTCCGCCGGGAGTTCGACCACCCGGTGGCGGCGTACAACGTCTCCGGGGAGTACGCGATGCTCCACGCCGCCGCCGACAAGGGGTGGCTCGACAGGGAGGCGGCGGCCGCCGAGTCGCTGCTCGCGATGAAGCGGGCGGGCGCGGACCTGATCGTGACGTACTTCGCCGAGACGCTCGCCGACAGGCTGTAG
- a CDS encoding universal stress protein UspA, translating to MSTSYRVLIPFDLPDADPVPSMLIKPLATTEVVALGQYKLPEQTPPGAAREQFEGDARDELADLVRPLERAEVPTRTRLVFSSDRQEAINRVAREDGCDAILTTGEADTLDRLFVALGGKPDRDRILSFVADLLAATDASVTLFHTSEETLTNATDRLVERGIDPDRAYQHLSESSDVGQRVVELETECDLLVVGEPDPSRDVRVLEPRSTEMTLDTDDPAFVIRGPD from the coding sequence ATGAGTACGAGCTATAGGGTTCTCATCCCGTTTGACCTGCCCGACGCTGATCCGGTTCCGTCGATGCTGATCAAGCCACTCGCGACGACGGAGGTGGTCGCCCTCGGCCAGTACAAACTACCGGAGCAGACCCCGCCGGGCGCAGCTCGCGAGCAGTTCGAAGGGGACGCCCGCGATGAGCTCGCCGACCTCGTCCGCCCGCTCGAACGCGCTGAGGTCCCTACCCGGACCCGACTCGTGTTCAGCAGTGACCGCCAGGAGGCGATCAACCGCGTCGCCCGCGAGGACGGCTGCGACGCGATCCTGACGACAGGCGAGGCGGATACGCTCGATCGACTGTTCGTCGCACTCGGGGGGAAACCGGATCGAGACCGGATCCTCTCGTTCGTTGCCGACCTTTTGGCTGCGACCGACGCGTCCGTTACGCTGTTCCACACGAGCGAGGAGACGCTCACGAACGCGACGGACCGACTCGTCGAGCGGGGGATCGACCCTGACCGGGCCTATCAGCACCTGTCCGAGAGCTCCGACGTCGGGCAGCGCGTCGTCGAACTCGAAACCGAGTGCGACCTGCTCGTCGTCGGTGAACCGGATCCCTCGCGTGACGTCCGGGTCCTCGAACCTCGCTCGACCGAGATGACCCTCGATACGGACGACCCTGCATTCGTCATCCGGGGCCCGGACTGA
- a CDS encoding DedA family protein, which yields MQPVIALQLDAMPDELLALLESEWAYLALFGVFVLEGAMLMYFMPSELIVPGSLLLLGNDALVPVLGVAVLGATVGQFALFKLAKRGGREYLLEKSWFRIEESKLDRFDGWFQRWGPVVVPVSNALLFTRGMLTVPAGFAGMDDRRFVALSAAGTLVFEVALAALYLYAGTLL from the coding sequence ATGCAGCCCGTCATCGCCCTCCAACTCGACGCGATGCCCGACGAGCTGCTCGCGCTGCTGGAGTCGGAGTGGGCCTACCTCGCGCTGTTCGGCGTCTTCGTGCTCGAAGGGGCGATGTTGATGTACTTCATGCCCAGCGAGCTCATCGTGCCGGGGTCGCTGCTGCTGCTCGGAAACGACGCGCTCGTACCCGTGCTCGGGGTTGCGGTCCTGGGCGCGACCGTCGGGCAGTTCGCGCTGTTCAAACTCGCCAAACGCGGCGGCCGGGAGTACCTCCTCGAGAAGTCGTGGTTCCGGATCGAGGAGTCGAAGCTCGACCGCTTCGACGGGTGGTTCCAGCGGTGGGGACCGGTGGTCGTGCCCGTGAGCAACGCGCTGCTTTTCACCCGCGGGATGCTCACCGTGCCGGCGGGCTTCGCGGGAATGGACGACCGGCGGTTCGTGGCGCTGTCGGCGGCGGGAACGCTCGTCTTCGAGGTCGCACTCGCCGCGCTGTACCTCTATGCAGGCACGCTGCTGTAG
- the hemL gene encoding glutamate-1-semialdehyde 2,1-aminomutase encodes MNHDESRALYDRALSVIPGGVNSSVRATRPYPFFVERGDGAHVVDADGNRYLDYVMGYGPLLYGHDPPEPVRAAIQSYASEGPMYGAPTEIEVELAEFVARHVPSVEMTRFVNSGTEATVSAVRLARGHTGRDKIVVMQGGYHGAQESTLVEGGPDGTMPSSPGIPPSFAEHTIPVPFNDVAAIEDVFEAHGDEIAAVLTEPILGNTGIVHPVDGYHERLRELTEAHGALLIFDEVITGFRVGGLQCAQGKFGVTPDVTTFGKIVGGGFPVGAIGGRAEIIEEFTPSGEVFQSGTFSGHPVTMAAGYEYLNYAAENDVYDHVNRLAERLRRGITDILADRAPSYTVVGTDSMFKTVFTRRGAPVDGEALDSESAVCEAGCRQRESCAKYDHCPKTGADVGDAEVERWERIFWQEMKQRGIFLTANQFESQFVSYAHTDEDVEETLEAYKDVL; translated from the coding sequence ATGAACCACGACGAGTCGCGGGCGCTGTACGACCGGGCGCTGTCGGTCATCCCCGGCGGCGTCAACTCCTCGGTGCGGGCGACCCGTCCGTACCCGTTCTTCGTCGAGCGCGGCGACGGCGCCCACGTCGTCGACGCCGACGGAAACCGGTACCTCGATTACGTGATGGGATACGGGCCGCTGCTCTACGGCCACGACCCGCCGGAGCCGGTCCGGGCGGCGATCCAGTCGTACGCCTCCGAGGGGCCGATGTACGGTGCCCCGACCGAGATCGAGGTCGAACTCGCGGAGTTCGTCGCCCGCCACGTTCCGTCGGTGGAGATGACCCGGTTCGTCAACTCCGGCACCGAGGCCACGGTGTCGGCGGTGCGGCTCGCCCGCGGCCACACCGGTCGCGACAAGATCGTGGTGATGCAGGGCGGCTACCACGGCGCCCAGGAATCGACGCTGGTCGAGGGCGGCCCCGACGGGACGATGCCCAGTTCCCCGGGCATCCCGCCGTCGTTCGCGGAGCACACCATCCCGGTCCCGTTCAACGATGTCGCGGCGATCGAGGACGTGTTCGAGGCCCACGGCGACGAGATCGCCGCCGTTCTCACGGAGCCGATCCTGGGGAACACCGGCATCGTCCACCCGGTGGACGGCTACCACGAACGCCTCCGGGAGTTGACCGAGGCCCACGGCGCACTCCTCATCTTCGACGAGGTCATCACCGGCTTCCGTGTCGGCGGCCTCCAGTGTGCACAGGGGAAGTTCGGGGTCACCCCCGACGTGACGACGTTCGGCAAGATCGTCGGCGGCGGGTTCCCGGTGGGCGCGATCGGCGGGCGTGCGGAGATCATCGAGGAGTTCACGCCCTCGGGCGAGGTGTTCCAGTCGGGCACCTTCTCCGGGCACCCGGTGACGATGGCGGCGGGCTACGAGTACCTGAACTACGCCGCCGAGAACGACGTCTACGACCACGTGAACCGGCTGGCCGAGCGGCTCCGCCGCGGCATCACGGACATTCTGGCCGACCGCGCGCCGTCGTACACGGTGGTCGGCACCGACTCGATGTTCAAGACCGTGTTCACGCGCCGGGGCGCCCCCGTCGACGGCGAGGCCCTCGACAGCGAGAGCGCCGTCTGCGAGGCAGGGTGTCGCCAGCGCGAGTCGTGTGCGAAGTACGATCACTGCCCCAAGACGGGCGCGGACGTCGGCGACGCCGAGGTCGAGCGGTGGGAGCGGATCTTCTGGCAGGAGATGAAACAGCGGGGCATCTTCCTCACCGCCAACCAGTTCGAGTCGCAGTTCGTCTCCTACGCCCACACCGACGAGGACGTCGAGGAGACGCTGGAAGCGTACAAGGACGTGCTGTAG
- a CDS encoding DUF4870 domain-containing protein, giving the protein MTRPTDGPSRRDDRPRRSSGGDGQSRTLGLTPPVAGALSYSLTFVTGIVFYLFADDRFVRFHAAQSTLVFGLLVALNVVLSALVGLVAFVPGVGGVLARIVGAAAALTGAVGLVLWIALMYLAVRGTEYAVPVVGEWARRLA; this is encoded by the coding sequence ATGACACGACCCACCGACGGTCCGAGCCGCCGTGACGACCGACCGCGCCGATCGAGCGGCGGGGACGGCCAGTCGCGGACGCTCGGGCTCACCCCGCCGGTCGCCGGCGCGCTCTCGTACTCGCTGACGTTCGTGACCGGCATCGTCTTCTACCTGTTCGCCGACGACCGCTTCGTCAGGTTCCACGCCGCACAGAGCACCCTCGTTTTCGGGCTCCTCGTCGCGCTCAACGTCGTGCTCTCTGCCCTCGTGGGGCTCGTCGCGTTCGTGCCGGGCGTCGGTGGAGTGCTCGCCCGAATCGTCGGCGCCGCCGCGGCGCTGACCGGCGCCGTCGGGCTCGTGCTCTGGATCGCGCTTATGTACCTGGCGGTCCGGGGGACCGAGTACGCGGTGCCGGTGGTCGGCGAGTGGGCCCGGCGGCTGGCGTGA